Proteins co-encoded in one Rhodococcus sp. PAMC28707 genomic window:
- the arsC gene encoding arsenate reductase (glutaredoxin) (This arsenate reductase requires both glutathione and glutaredoxin to convert arsenate to arsenite, after which the efflux transporter formed by ArsA and ArsB can extrude the arsenite from the cell, providing resistance.) has protein sequence MASTATIYHNPRCNTSRTALKIIEESGLEPTIVKYLDTPPTKDGLRKLLDDAGLSASQAIRKKEPVYKELDLAHASEDQLIAAMVEHPILIERPIVVTDQGTVLARPAEKVREIL, from the coding sequence ATGGCTTCTACTGCGACTATTTACCACAACCCTCGCTGCAACACCTCTCGGACTGCGTTGAAGATCATCGAAGAATCCGGGCTGGAACCGACGATCGTGAAATACCTGGACACACCGCCGACGAAGGACGGTCTCCGCAAGCTTCTCGACGACGCCGGCCTTTCTGCGTCGCAAGCAATCCGCAAGAAGGAACCGGTCTACAAAGAACTCGACTTGGCACACGCCTCCGAGGACCAACTCATCGCGGCGATGGTCGAACACCCCATTCTCATCGAACGGCCGATCGTGGTGACGGACCAGGGAACGGTGCTGGCGCGACCAGCGGAGAAGGTCCGCGAAATTTTGTGA
- a CDS encoding ScbR family autoregulator-binding transcription factor: MVRQLRAEATRAAALRAAADLFLDVGHANATLSQVSAQSGVTKGALYFHFASKEELARAIVDEGHERVSTACAGLVDSRSPALESVIGISYSVLELAASDPLVRVMYRLQMEIDGSETSRGSVFCTWGNIFEHLFDRAIEHGDVADHLDSGNASLLVCEMLAGVLMVSEAQSALVSAPSRMEKVWNTVLPSLVPPNKLGYFREFAARSLSSFVPSEEFSNA, from the coding sequence ATGGTTAGGCAACTGAGAGCGGAAGCTACACGCGCGGCCGCGCTTCGTGCAGCAGCGGATCTTTTTCTCGACGTCGGGCACGCGAATGCGACACTGAGTCAGGTGTCTGCGCAATCGGGCGTCACGAAGGGCGCCTTGTACTTCCACTTCGCGTCGAAGGAAGAGCTCGCCCGCGCAATTGTCGACGAGGGTCACGAGCGCGTATCGACTGCGTGCGCAGGATTGGTCGACAGTCGATCGCCTGCCCTGGAGTCGGTCATCGGAATTTCGTACTCCGTGCTCGAGCTGGCGGCTTCCGATCCTCTGGTCCGGGTGATGTATCGGTTGCAGATGGAGATCGATGGATCCGAAACTTCAAGGGGCAGTGTTTTTTGCACCTGGGGGAACATCTTCGAGCATCTCTTCGATCGGGCGATCGAACACGGTGACGTCGCCGATCACCTCGACTCCGGAAACGCTTCGCTCCTCGTATGCGAAATGCTCGCCGGTGTTCTGATGGTGTCCGAGGCTCAGTCCGCACTGGTGAGTGCACCGTCCCGCATGGAGAAGGTATGGAACACCGTGCTTCCGTCACTCGTTCCACCGAACAAGCTCGGATACTTCCGCGAGTTCGCAGCGCGCAGTCTCTCGAGCTTCGTGCCGTCCGAGGAATTCTCCAACGCGTAG
- a CDS encoding GntR family transcriptional regulator → MRVHLDPASKTPLYEQLRSGILDLVRSGELIAETKIPTVRGLAAELSIAPHTVAKAYRELEQQGVIEARGRLGTFIASGGDPTEDNAARAAMSYVAELRALGLSDARVRDLVDVALASS, encoded by the coding sequence ATGCGAGTGCACCTCGATCCAGCATCCAAAACCCCACTGTACGAGCAACTCCGCAGTGGAATTCTCGATCTCGTGCGAAGCGGAGAATTGATCGCGGAGACGAAGATTCCGACGGTCCGGGGCCTGGCTGCGGAGCTTTCGATAGCGCCGCACACGGTGGCGAAGGCCTACCGGGAACTCGAGCAGCAAGGAGTCATCGAGGCTCGCGGCAGGCTCGGTACGTTCATTGCTTCCGGAGGAGATCCCACCGAGGACAATGCCGCCCGGGCAGCGATGTCGTATGTGGCAGAGCTTCGGGCATTAGGGTTGTCCGACGCCCGAGTGCGAGATCTCGTCGATGTGGCTCTCGCGTCAAGTTGA
- a CDS encoding NAD(P)H-binding protein, whose translation MTDLRVVIAGGHGKIAQHLIQVLTAHGDRAVALIRNPEHASEVESLGALPAVLDLETATVDEVAAVLAGADAAVFAAGSGGSGGAARKDSVDRAGSVLLADAAERAGVKRFVQISSFGAGEPVADDAEDSWKAYMAAKTAAEEDLKARTKLDWTILRPGGLTDEDATAHIALSEPPLERGTVPRGDVAKVIAALLETPSTIGKTLMLTSGGVRLEDAL comes from the coding sequence ATGACGGATCTGAGAGTGGTTATCGCTGGAGGTCACGGAAAGATCGCGCAACACCTGATTCAGGTGCTCACTGCGCATGGCGACCGCGCGGTCGCATTGATTCGCAATCCCGAGCACGCGAGTGAGGTGGAGTCGCTGGGTGCCCTTCCCGCGGTGCTCGATCTGGAAACAGCGACGGTCGACGAGGTGGCAGCAGTTCTCGCCGGTGCCGACGCCGCAGTATTCGCTGCCGGGTCGGGTGGATCGGGTGGGGCCGCGAGAAAGGATTCGGTGGACCGGGCAGGTTCGGTGCTGCTGGCCGACGCCGCTGAGAGGGCCGGAGTCAAGCGTTTCGTGCAGATCAGTTCCTTCGGTGCAGGTGAGCCGGTAGCCGATGACGCCGAGGACAGCTGGAAGGCGTACATGGCTGCCAAGACGGCGGCCGAAGAGGATTTGAAAGCCAGAACGAAACTCGATTGGACCATTCTTCGTCCTGGAGGATTGACCGACGAGGACGCGACGGCGCATATTGCCTTGTCCGAGCCACCGCTCGAGCGAGGGACGGTGCCGCGCGGCGATGTTGCAAAGGTGATTGCCGCGTTGCTCGAAACGCCGTCGACGATCGGGAAGACCCTGATGTTGACTTCTGGTGGGGTGCGCCTGGAAGATGCCCTCTGA
- a CDS encoding sulfite oxidase-like oxidoreductase — translation MALVSRGFHGKRRGNDGRTPPGQYLVDDFPVLSLGPTPRVDTDRWQFTISTEMGSKHQWSWQQMRALPEEKPTVDIHCVTKWSKLDTRWRGISLDTLLAGIETQATHVMAHSHDGYTTNLPLSDLRGGKAWLAYTFDGKPLSPEHGGPARLLVPHLYFWKSAKWIEKLTLLMRDEPGFWERNGYHDYGDPWQEQRYQGD, via the coding sequence ATGGCACTGGTGTCCCGAGGATTCCACGGAAAGCGTCGAGGCAACGACGGCCGCACCCCACCAGGTCAGTATCTGGTCGACGATTTCCCAGTCTTGTCCCTCGGTCCGACACCCAGGGTGGACACGGACCGGTGGCAATTCACCATCTCCACCGAGATGGGTTCGAAGCATCAGTGGAGTTGGCAACAGATGCGTGCGCTGCCGGAAGAGAAACCGACAGTAGATATTCACTGTGTCACCAAGTGGTCGAAACTCGACACTCGATGGCGTGGAATCTCGCTCGACACGCTTCTCGCCGGTATCGAAACGCAGGCCACGCACGTCATGGCGCACAGCCACGACGGCTACACCACCAATCTCCCCCTATCCGATCTGCGGGGCGGAAAAGCTTGGCTTGCATACACATTCGACGGCAAACCGTTGTCTCCCGAACACGGAGGACCAGCTCGACTTCTGGTGCCGCACCTGTACTTCTGGAAGTCCGCGAAATGGATCGAGAAGTTGACGCTGCTCATGCGGGACGAACCAGGTTTCTGGGAGCGCAACGGCTATCACGACTACGGCGATCCCTGGCAGGAACAGCGATACCAAGGAGATTGA
- a CDS encoding ferredoxin reductase, with amino-acid sequence MEWLVATLVEKILETHTACTLIYDVEGWPGHQPGQHVDVRLTAEDGYSAQRSYSLAQPGAGDRIALTVQTVADGEVSPYLTSTLEVGEQIELRGPIGGWFVWNEARPSPVLLVAGGSGIVPLMAMTRARSLSARKTPFRLIYSARSSDDLIYARELRSLPEGVEVDYRFTREAPPEYDDRVGRLTAQDLASEKWQPDSSPDCFVCGPTGFVESTADMLVELGHAPYRIRTERFGPT; translated from the coding sequence ATGGAGTGGCTCGTCGCGACGCTTGTCGAGAAGATTCTCGAAACGCACACTGCCTGCACGCTGATCTACGACGTCGAAGGTTGGCCCGGACACCAGCCAGGTCAACATGTCGACGTGCGTCTCACCGCCGAGGACGGGTACAGCGCGCAACGAAGTTACTCTCTCGCCCAACCGGGCGCCGGTGACCGAATTGCGTTGACGGTTCAGACCGTCGCCGACGGCGAGGTATCGCCCTACCTGACGTCCACGCTGGAGGTCGGTGAGCAGATCGAGCTGCGCGGGCCGATCGGCGGTTGGTTCGTCTGGAACGAGGCCCGCCCGTCACCGGTCCTGCTGGTTGCGGGAGGGTCCGGCATCGTGCCGCTGATGGCGATGACGCGGGCCCGCAGTCTCAGCGCGAGGAAGACTCCGTTCCGGTTGATCTATTCGGCCAGGTCTTCGGACGACTTGATATACGCCCGAGAGCTCCGCTCACTGCCGGAGGGCGTCGAGGTCGATTATCGCTTCACCCGCGAGGCGCCGCCCGAATACGACGACCGGGTAGGCCGTCTGACTGCGCAGGATCTGGCATCGGAAAAGTGGCAACCAGACTCCTCGCCGGACTGCTTTGTCTGCGGTCCTACCGGTTTCGTCGAGTCGACTGCCGACATGCTCGTCGAACTAGGTCACGCGCCGTACCGGATCCGAACGGAACGTTTCGGTCCGACCTGA
- a CDS encoding DoxX family protein, with product MNSNIFRDVATLVARLGLGIIFIAHGWQKLNTNGLDATKAAFDGMGVPLPGLSAYFATFVELIGGVALVLGIFTPIVGILLFVDMLGAFLFVHYDMGVFVGEGGYELVVALGVGSLLLAAVGAGRFSLDGVSGGKTSLAKMRKRR from the coding sequence ATGAACTCGAACATCTTCCGTGACGTAGCAACGCTGGTGGCCCGACTCGGTCTCGGCATCATTTTCATCGCCCACGGTTGGCAAAAACTCAACACCAACGGCCTCGACGCCACGAAAGCCGCCTTCGACGGCATGGGCGTCCCTCTACCAGGCTTATCCGCCTACTTCGCAACCTTCGTCGAACTCATCGGCGGAGTCGCACTCGTTCTCGGCATCTTCACTCCCATCGTCGGCATTCTGCTCTTCGTCGACATGCTGGGGGCATTCCTGTTCGTCCACTACGACATGGGGGTCTTCGTCGGTGAGGGCGGCTACGAGCTGGTAGTAGCGCTCGGAGTCGGATCCCTACTGTTGGCGGCCGTCGGCGCAGGGCGATTCAGCCTCGACGGAGTCTCCGGAGGCAAGACGAGCTTGGCGAAAATGCGCAAACGCCGCTAG
- a CDS encoding arginine deiminase, whose product MTAELGADSEVGTLRTVMLHRPGDELRRLTPRNSDQLLFDGIPWVDRAQEEHDAFAELLRGRDVEVLLLATLLTEAMTVSGAARMQGISAAVNERRLGRALAHDLSAHLRGVPAAELAQILMAGMTFDELLEAESGDPELSDASLVRRMHHGADFIIDPLPNLLFTRDSSFWIGNRVAITSLALPARLRETTLTDLIYAFHPRFLGIRRAYESRTAPVEGGDVLLLAPGVVAVGVGERTTPAGAEALSRSLIEDDLAHTVLVVPIAQERASMHLDTVCTMVDVDAVVMYPAVQNTLSAYTIRREDAGVSIRGADPFLEAAAAAMGIGKLRVIDTGLDHVTAEREQWDDGNNTLALAPGVVVAYERNVETNARLEASGIEVLRISGSELGSGRGGPRCMSCPVARDALEPPV is encoded by the coding sequence ATGACTGCAGAACTCGGCGCTGATTCCGAGGTAGGAACGCTACGTACGGTGATGCTTCACCGCCCGGGCGACGAACTGCGACGTCTCACACCCCGCAACAGTGATCAACTGCTGTTCGACGGCATCCCGTGGGTCGATCGAGCGCAGGAGGAGCACGACGCGTTCGCGGAACTGCTGCGAGGCCGCGACGTCGAAGTGCTGTTGTTGGCGACGTTGCTCACCGAGGCGATGACGGTGAGCGGAGCTGCGCGGATGCAGGGCATTTCGGCGGCGGTGAACGAGCGGCGTCTCGGCCGCGCGTTGGCGCACGATCTTTCCGCACATCTGCGAGGGGTCCCGGCAGCGGAGTTGGCGCAGATCCTCATGGCAGGCATGACGTTCGACGAGCTTCTGGAGGCGGAGAGCGGTGACCCCGAACTCAGTGATGCGTCACTGGTTCGTCGGATGCACCACGGAGCGGATTTCATCATCGACCCGCTGCCGAATCTGCTGTTCACGCGTGACTCGTCGTTCTGGATCGGTAACCGCGTCGCGATCACATCCCTGGCGTTGCCTGCTCGACTGCGCGAGACGACGTTGACCGATCTGATCTATGCGTTCCATCCCAGGTTCCTCGGCATTCGGCGCGCCTACGAATCGCGGACGGCCCCGGTCGAGGGAGGCGATGTGCTGTTGCTCGCCCCGGGTGTGGTGGCCGTAGGGGTAGGGGAGCGCACCACTCCTGCCGGTGCAGAAGCATTGTCTCGCAGCCTGATCGAGGATGACTTGGCACATACGGTGCTGGTCGTTCCTATTGCGCAGGAGCGGGCGTCGATGCATCTGGACACCGTGTGCACGATGGTCGATGTCGATGCCGTCGTGATGTATCCGGCCGTTCAGAACACGTTGTCGGCGTACACGATTCGTCGAGAAGATGCCGGCGTTTCCATCCGCGGTGCCGATCCGTTTCTGGAGGCTGCAGCGGCCGCGATGGGAATCGGCAAGCTCCGAGTCATCGATACCGGACTCGACCATGTCACCGCCGAACGCGAGCAATGGGACGACGGCAACAACACCCTCGCCCTTGCCCCCGGTGTCGTCGTCGCCTATGAACGCAATGTCGAGACAAATGCCAGGTTGGAGGCGTCGGGCATCGAGGTGCTGCGGATCAGTGGTTCGGAATTGGGCTCTGGACGTGGCGGTCCGCGGTGCATGTCGTGCCCCGTGGCACGCGATGCGCTCGAGCCCCCTGTATGA
- a CDS encoding SDR family oxidoreductase: MGITDLRGKKTFITGAGSGIGRATALAAGAAGAELVLTDINDISLKSTVDAVRAASGIVSRSKAIDISVFEDVTAFADEVHAEGGSLDIVMNVAGIAAWGTVENLEHRHWKSMIDVNLMGPIHVIENFLPPMVKAGRGGHLVNVSSAAGLIPLPWHAAYSASKYGLRGASEVLRYDLKRHGIGVSLVVPGGVKTGLVDTVDIAGVDRNDPRVQKLQHRFEARAVEPEKVAEAILAGIVKNRYLVYSSNDIRFAYWWARKFAPPYEFVLQKANDQFSKLLRT; the protein is encoded by the coding sequence ATGGGCATCACCGATTTACGCGGTAAGAAGACGTTCATCACCGGGGCTGGGAGCGGGATCGGCCGTGCGACAGCACTCGCGGCCGGTGCGGCCGGTGCCGAACTCGTACTCACCGACATCAACGATATAAGTCTGAAGAGCACCGTCGACGCCGTCCGGGCTGCAAGTGGAATAGTTTCTCGCTCAAAAGCGATCGATATTTCCGTGTTCGAAGATGTGACGGCATTCGCAGACGAAGTTCACGCAGAGGGCGGCAGCCTGGACATCGTGATGAACGTCGCTGGGATTGCCGCGTGGGGAACCGTGGAAAACCTCGAGCATCGGCACTGGAAGTCCATGATCGATGTAAATCTGATGGGGCCGATCCATGTCATCGAGAACTTCCTGCCGCCGATGGTGAAAGCCGGCCGGGGTGGACACCTGGTGAACGTTTCCTCGGCCGCCGGGCTGATCCCATTGCCGTGGCATGCCGCCTACAGTGCGAGTAAATACGGTTTGCGCGGCGCATCCGAGGTGCTCCGATACGACCTGAAGCGGCACGGTATCGGGGTGAGTCTCGTCGTGCCGGGCGGAGTCAAGACAGGCCTGGTCGACACCGTGGACATCGCGGGCGTCGACCGTAACGATCCGCGAGTGCAGAAGCTGCAACATCGGTTCGAAGCGCGTGCCGTCGAACCGGAGAAGGTGGCCGAGGCGATCCTGGCGGGCATCGTCAAGAATCGCTATCTGGTGTACTCGTCGAACGACATTCGGTTCGCCTATTGGTGGGCACGCAAGTTCGCACCACCGTACGAGTTCGTGCTGCAGAAGGCCAACGATCAGTTCAGCAAGCTGCTTCGGACATAG